From Brucella anthropi ATCC 49188:
GACCTGGCGGTCGCAGCCGCACGCAAGGCTTTTCCGTCCTGGAGCGAAACCCCGGCGGAAGAACGCATCGGTTACATCCGACGGTTAGTGGAGATTTACGAAACCCGTCTGGACGAAATGGCCAAGGCAATTTCACTCGAAATGGGTGCACCGATTACACTTGCGCGGGAATCGCAGGCAGCGGCAGGCCTCTCGCATACCAAGGCTTTCATTGCGGCCTTCGAAAACTTCGAGTTCGAAGAGATCCTTTCTCCGAAACACCCGAACCAGACGGTCGTGCGCGAACCAATCGGTGTTTGCGGCCTCATTACGCCGTGGAACTGGCCGATGAACCAGATCGCGCTGAAAGTTATTCCAGCACTTGCGGTTGGCTGCACCGTCGTCCTGAAGCCGTCCGAGATTGCGCCGATGTCGGCCATGCTCTTTGCCGAATTTGTGGATCAGGCAGGTTTCCCGAAAGGCGTTTTCAATCTCGTCAATGGTGAAGGCACCGTTGTTGGCGAAGCCTTGTCGCAACACCCAGATGTCGACATGATGTCCTTCACCGGCTCGACCCGCGCCGGAACGGCAGTTTCGCGAGCAGCAGCAGCAACGGTAAAGCGCGTTTCGCTGGAGCTTGGTGGCAAATCGCCGAACATCGTTTTCGCCGACGCCGATCTTGAAAAGACTATGGCACGCAGCCTTGCGCATTGCTTCGAGAATACCGGACAGTCCTGTAATGCGCCGACGCGCATGCTCGTGGAGCGCTCAGTTTACGACAAGGCAGTAGACCTCGCGAAAAAGATAACAGAAGGCACGAAGGTCGGCGACCCGGCAAAGGAAGGCGATCACATCGGCCCGCTTTCCTCCTCAATCCAGTTCGAGAAAGTTCAACACCTGATCCAGAAGGGCATTGACGAAGGTGCACGGCTTGTTGCGGGTGGTACGGGACGTCCCGACGGGTTCACCGAAGGTGATTTCGTCAAGCCAACCGTCTTTGCCGACGTATACAATGACATGACGATTGCTCGCGAAGAAATCTTCGGACCGGTGCTTGCAATGATCCCGTTCGATACCGAAGAAGAAGCCGTCGCCATTGCCAACGACACTCCATACGGGCTTGCAGCCTATATCCAGACCGGTAGTCCGGAACGCGCAAAACGCGTGGCTCGCAAATTGCGCGCTGGCATGGTGCAGATCAACGGCACATCGCGTGCACCGGGAAGTCCGTTTGGCGGCTACAAGCAATCAGGCAATGGCCGCGAGGGCGGCAAATGGGGGCTGGAAGACTTCATGGAAGTAAAGCTGATCAGCGGCTGATCTTTATACTACGACAATAAAAAGCGCCGGTTAGCGGCGCTTTTTAGTTTTTTACTTGATACTCAAGCTTTCTCGATAACGCGAATGCGATGGTCCCCGCCTATATCGATGAATTGTGTCCGTGGCGGCACTTCATGAACATCGTGCGTGCCAAAGCTTTCGGGGTAGAATGCATAACCTTCCGGTGCTTGCGGTGGGCTTGTATCGTCGAGCAGCCGACCGCCCGTCAATTCCGTCATCGGATCGGGAATGGCCGAAATCAGTCTCCGTGTATAGGGATGCGTCGGGTTCGAGAATATCCGATCCCACGGTCCGCTCTCAACAATCTGCCCGAAATACATAACCGCCACACGGTCGCTCATATGCTCTACGACACTCAGATCATGGCTGATCATGATATAAGAGAGACCGAGCCGTTCTTTCAGTTCCAGCAGCAGATTGATGATCTGAGCCCGGATCGAAACATCGAGCGCCGAAACAGGCTCATCAAGCACGATAACTTTCGGATTGAGCAGCAGCGCGCGTGCTATGCCGATGCGCTGGCGTTGCCCACCCGAAAACTCGTGCGGAAAACGCTTTGCCTGCTCGGGCTTCAAACCGACAAGACGCAAAATTTCCTCGACGCGCCCATCGACTTCGCTGCGCGAGGTCACACCGTGAAGTCGCAAGGGCGCCGCCAGGGACGTATAGACTGTCTGGCGCGGATTGAGTGAAGCGAACGGATCTTGAAAGACCATCTGCGCCATCTTTGCTCGTTCCAGCCGTGACGGTTCGTCCTTTCCGGTGATCGGTCGTCCTTCAAAATAGATTTGCCCGCTCGTCGGCTTTTGCAAGCCGACGAGGGAGAGTGCAAGCGTAGATTTACCGCAACCGGACTCTCCAACAATCGAAAGACACTCGCCTTTGTTGAGGGTCAGGCTGAGATTGTTGACGGCACGCAGCAATTGCTTTGAGCGACTGAAAATGCCGCCGCTCACCGGGAAGTAAACGCAGACATCGTCGATGCGGACCAATGGTTCTGCCAGTTTGGCGGAATGCATGTCATTCATGATGGAAACACCTCACCACACCGGCATCTTCAAGTGGCGTCCAGCCCGGTTTTTGCGCACGGCAAATATCAGTCGCGCGCGTACAACGCGGCTCGAACCTGCAGCCCTTTGGAAAAGCGGAAATGGAGGGTACCACGCCTTCGATTTCCTGCAGCCGCAACTGACCTGCTTTTTGTCGTGATCCGAGCTGCGGTAGAGAGGCCAGAAGACCATGCGCATAAGGATGAGCCGGGTGGTGAAACAGGCCTGCTGTTATGCGCTGCTCGACCAAATGCCCAGCATACATGACCCCCACGCGACGACACATTTTCGCGATGACACCAAGATCATGACTAATCATCAGGACAGAAGTTCCTCGTGCAGTGCAAAGCTCTTGCATCAGACGAAGAATTTCCGCCTGAACAGTCACATCAAGCGCGGTCGTGGGTTCGTCAGCGATCAGCAAATCTGGATCACACGCGAGTGCGATAGCGATCATTACACGCTGGCGCATACCGCCAGACATCTGATGTGGATAGTTCTTCACACGTTGCTCTGGCGCAGGAACTTGAACACTGGCGAGCGCTTCGATCGCTTTGCGCTCCGCCTCGTGCCAGGTCGCACCCTGATGCAGCACGAACATTTCCGCAATCTGACGCCCTACTGGCGACAACGGATTGAGAGCAGTCATCGGCTCCTGAAAGATCATCGCTATGCGATTGCCGCGCAGCTTGCGCATTTCACGCGACGACATCGACCGCAAATCCTGCCCTTTGAAGCGTATCACGCCATCTGTTATCGACAGTGGTTTGCGCAGCAATCCGATCATCGATAGTGCAGTGATGCTCTTTCCGCAGCCAGACTCTCCAACCAGTCCGAATGTCTCGCCGGCTCCGATAGTGAACGATACGTCTTCGACCACGTTATGTTTGCTCGAACCAGAAACAATATCGATCCGGAGGTTCTCTACCTCAAGAAGTGCTTGTTCGCTCATACCTTGCGTGTCCTCATATGCGGGTCGAGCCAGTCGCGAAGACCGTCCCCGAACAGATTGAGTCCAAGCACCGTGAAGAAGATGGCCAAACCGGGAAACACGGCAGCCCAAGGCGCGTTCACGATCAACTCACGCGCATCGGTGAGCATGTTACCCCAGCTTGGATCTGGTGGACTGATCCCAAGACCAAGATAGGAAAGTGCTGCTTCTGCCAGAATTGCGTCGCCCATTCCGAGCGTACCGATCACAAGAATAGGCCCGATCATGTTTGGCACGATCTGCGTGATCATGATGCGGGCATCGCTATAGCCAAGCATCTTGGCAGCCTGAATATAGCCCTGCTTCTTTAGCGAAAGGGTGGAACTGCGCGCAATGCGGCAAGTCCAGGACCAATTCGTCAGACCAAGCGCGAGCAGAAGGCTTGGCAAACCGGGGCCGAGGACAGCCATGATTGCCAGCGCGAAGATCAGCGACGGAATTGCCAGCATGAGATTAGTCAGACCATTGACGAAATCATCCCACCAACCGCCGAAATAACCGGCAGAAATGCCAAAACACAGTCCAATAACAGTGTTGATGCACTGCGAGACGACACCAACGGTCAAAGATACTTGCGCACCATAGAGGATGCGCGAATAAACATCGCGGCCCTGTGCGTCGGTGCCGAACCAGAATTGTGCATCGGGGGGCAGTTCTGCATTCATCAGATCGGCATCGAGAACCGGATTATAGTGCGCCAGCAATGGTGCAAATACGGCAGCACCTACGATTACGATGCACACGAACCCGCCAAATACGAGATTGAAACGGAGCTTCATGGGCTTACTCGTGGCTTATGCGCGGGTCGATAACCGCGTAGAGAATGTCAACGATCGTATTGATGACCAAAAACCACAACACGATTACGAGAATTGCCCCCTGCACCACGGGAATGTCGCGCAGCGAAACGCTATCGATCAGCAAGGAGCCAAGGCCCGGCCACGAGAATAACTTCTCCACCACCACGGCCTGCCCCATCATCGATCCGAATTGCAAGCCGATTGTCGTGATAATCAACACCAGCGCATTGCGCATGACATGCCATTTCACCAGGCGAAAGCTGCTCATGCCTTTAGAGCGGGCGGTACGAATGAAATCAGCGCCCATCACTTCAAGCACGGCTGCACGCGTTGTTCTTGCCAGCAACGCCAATGGCGCAACACCCAACGTCAGCGCAGGCAGAATGACGTTTCTGATGCCTCCATCGCCATAGCCGAAACTCGGCAACCATCCAAGTGTCAGTGCGAAGAGATACATGGCCAGCAGGCCCAGCCAGAACTGTGGTAGCGAGAGGCCCGAGACTGCGCCTATCATCGTCACACTGTCGAGAAGGCTTCCGGGTTTAAGTGCCGCGAGAAACCCAAGCGGTACGCCTATCAGGATCGCAAACCCCATAGCTGCAAAAGCGAGCTTCAATGTTGGCCACATGCGCTCCTGAATAAGCGAGACAACGGGCTGTCTTGATCGATAGGACGTACCGAGATCAAACTGTGCCAGTTGAACCAGATAATTGCCGAAACGCACATGGACAGGCTTGTCGAGGCCAAATTCCTGAGTGATCTTTTCGACCATCTTCGGGTCGTTCATGCCCTTGCCATTGGCAATTAGGCCAGAAGCGATGCTGCCCGGAACAACACTGAAAATGACGAAGATCAGCAGCGATACAGCGACAACCGTCGGTATCATCTGCAAGATGCGCCGAAAAATAAAATAGAGCACATGGTCCTCCTTTCGGATCAGCGTAAACTACGCTGGAGCAAAGGGGATCAGAGGCCCGCCCGATAACGAGCGGGCCGATCCAGATCAGCCAGAATTAGCGACCGGACGGAACCGTGTCATCAACCCACAGCTTTTCATAGGACTGAACGGCGAGCTCCGCCGAGTTTGGCTGCAGGCCATGCAACCATGGCTGATGTGCCATGACAGCCTTATTGTAGTTGAAGAACCAGACCGGCGCTTCTTCCTGCAACAGGTTGTTGGCCTTCTTCAGAAGCTCGTTCTTCTCTTCTTCGGTTTTCGCCACCTTTGCCTCATCGACAATCTTGTCGAATTCTGCGTTCGAGAACTTCTGGTAGTTACACGCAGATTGTGGGGTCGTGGAATAGAAGCACTGCATCGCCGTCAGTGCATCCGGACCGCTTTCGAGCGACCACATATAGGCCTGGAAATTGCCAGCCGGAACTACATCCGCAAGCACTGACGCTTCGACCGGCTTTGCCTTCACCTTGATACCGACCTTGGCGAGCATCGGAATGATCGCTTGAACGATGGTCAGGCCCCAACTCTCGTTTTGCGTTGCTGTCAATTCGAATTCGAAGCCGTCGGGATACCCAGCTTCAGCAAGCAAAGCTTTTGCTTTTTCAGGGTCATACGGATAAGGCTTCGCATCCTTGTCGAAGGCTGGCGATGAGTTTGGCAGCCAACCAACAGCACGATAGGCCTTGTCTTTGACGAGACGCTTGATGATGAGATCGCTATCGATGGCGTAGTTGATTGCCTGACGAACGCGCTTGTCCTGGAACGGCTTGAAATCCGGATTAAAGCCGACGGCGCGCGTATATACCTCAGCTACCTCGACCATATTCTTTGCCAGTTCAGGATCGGCAAGATAGGCGGTATATTGTGCCGGCCCGAGCACGGCTACGTCGATCTCCTTGTTGCGGAACGCAACGTCGCGCGCGGCCGCATCACCCATGATCATGATATTGATCTTGTCGGCGTAGGGCTTGCCCTTTTCGTAGTACTTGTCCCACTTCTCCACTGTCAGGCGAGAGCCGGGAACATATTCCGCAAACTTATAAGGTCCGAGACCAATCGGGTGGCGCTGAAACTCTTCGCTATCCCCCTCACCTGCCGGGTAAATGGCAGTGTTGTTACGCATGAACTGGAAGCCCGGATCAATTGGCTGTTTCAGCGTGATTTCGAGCGTATGGTCATCGATCTTCTTCAGGCCGGAAATTTCCTTGGCCTTGCCCTGCGTATATTCCTCCGCCCCTTTGATTTCGGCGATGTAACGTGCCGGTGGGAATGCCTTTTTTGGATCCATGATCCGGGTGTAGCTCCAGATAATGTCGTCTGCCGTCAAAGGCTTGCCATTGTGGAAAAATGCATCCTGACGAAGCTTGTAGGTATAGACGAGCCTGTCGTCGGACACCGTCACATCGGTTGCAAGACCGAGTACCGGTTTGTTGAGATCAGCATCCCAATCATAGAGCGTACGGTGAATCGCCTTGGCGTAGAACTCGTCTTGTGTGGCAGGCGATGCTTGAATGTCGAGCGTCGAGAAGCTGTCGCCGTAGGGGGCGACAAAATTGATGACGCCTCCCGAACGTGGTTCGTCCGCCGCGTAAGCCGCCCTTCCGGCCAGCAGGACTGCGGACAGCGCTGCCAGCAATGCAAATTTTCTCATGTTGTTCCCCTTCATAAATGTCATTCTTGCGATTCAGATGAACCGTTCTTCGGGCAGCTCTGTCGAAACCTCGCTGCCCGAAATCGCCCCGAAGCGTTTACGCTTCTATTCTTTTTATTGCCCCCGGAAACCGGGAGCATTTAACTCACGACCGTTCGAATACGACCTCACCGTCGCGCATTGTAAGAACACAATGCGTGTCGTTGAGAATCTCTTCCGGCTTCGCGGTAAGCATATTGCGTGAAAAGACCGCAATATCAGCAACCTGCCCAGTTACAAGCTTGCCCTTCACATTCTCCAGCTTCTGAGAGAAAGCACCGAACTCCGTATAAACTTGCAGGGCCTCTTCGATGGTCACGCATTCGCGGGTATCCATCACCGTTCCCTCACCCGTTTCGCGCGTAAGCATCGAATAGATGTTTGGATAGGGGTTCGGATGGCAGACCGGTGAATCACTGCCAGTCGCAGGCTTAAAGCCCAGATCCTTCCAAGTTTTCAGCGGATAGCTTGAAAGAGCGCGTTCCTCGCCAAGAACAGAAATATAGGCGTCACCGAAATCGTATATGAAGACCTGTTGCGGACAAGGATAAATCCCGGCTTTCTTCATCCGCTCATGCTGTTCCGGCGTGGAGAACCCGCAATGTTCGATACGATGGCGGCGATCTGGATCGGGATGCGCTGCGAGTGCCTTTTCATAGGCTGTAATAAGCTGTCCAATCGCTGCATCGCCGATAGCGTGGCAAGCCAACTGATAACCCTTTTTATGGGCATCGAGCACCAGCGCTTCCAGTTCTGCATCCGGCAATATCTGGACACCGATATTATCGTCGTCGCCGAGATACGGCTTGCTCATCCATGCAGTGCGTCCGCCCGCCGATCCATCAAGGAAAATCTTGACGGCACCGACTGTCAGCATGTCATCGCCGACACCGGAAACAAGTCCTGCTTTGTAGCATTCTTCGACAATGGAAGGTCCCGGATCGCCGAGCAGCACGAGCCAGGTGCGCACCGGCAAGCGCTTGTCGAGTTTGGCGAGGTTGTAGGCACGGATTTCATCGAAGCCTGCGACCTGACCGACAGCGGCGTCCATAACGCTGGTGATGCCATAGGAAAGGAGAAGATTGCCTGCAGCCTCAATGGCCTCGATCATCTCTTCCGTCGTTGCCTTGGGGATCGCTTTGCGGACGG
This genomic window contains:
- a CDS encoding ABC transporter ATP-binding protein, with translation MNDMHSAKLAEPLVRIDDVCVYFPVSGGIFSRSKQLLRAVNNLSLTLNKGECLSIVGESGCGKSTLALSLVGLQKPTSGQIYFEGRPITGKDEPSRLERAKMAQMVFQDPFASLNPRQTVYTSLAAPLRLHGVTSRSEVDGRVEEILRLVGLKPEQAKRFPHEFSGGQRQRIGIARALLLNPKVIVLDEPVSALDVSIRAQIINLLLELKERLGLSYIMISHDLSVVEHMSDRVAVMYFGQIVESGPWDRIFSNPTHPYTRRLISAIPDPMTELTGGRLLDDTSPPQAPEGYAFYPESFGTHDVHEVPPRTQFIDIGGDHRIRVIEKA
- a CDS encoding ABC transporter ATP-binding protein, which gives rise to MSEQALLEVENLRIDIVSGSSKHNVVEDVSFTIGAGETFGLVGESGCGKSITALSMIGLLRKPLSITDGVIRFKGQDLRSMSSREMRKLRGNRIAMIFQEPMTALNPLSPVGRQIAEMFVLHQGATWHEAERKAIEALASVQVPAPEQRVKNYPHQMSGGMRQRVMIAIALACDPDLLIADEPTTALDVTVQAEILRLMQELCTARGTSVLMISHDLGVIAKMCRRVGVMYAGHLVEQRITAGLFHHPAHPYAHGLLASLPQLGSRQKAGQLRLQEIEGVVPSISAFPKGCRFEPRCTRATDICRAQKPGWTPLEDAGVVRCFHHE
- a CDS encoding aldehyde dehydrogenase family protein, giving the protein MLQKNLDQKTDFYIDGAWRAPIEAKTIEVINPANEKPYAVISAGSAKDIDLAVAAARKAFPSWSETPAEERIGYIRRLVEIYETRLDEMAKAISLEMGAPITLARESQAAAGLSHTKAFIAAFENFEFEEILSPKHPNQTVVREPIGVCGLITPWNWPMNQIALKVIPALAVGCTVVLKPSEIAPMSAMLFAEFVDQAGFPKGVFNLVNGEGTVVGEALSQHPDVDMMSFTGSTRAGTAVSRAAAATVKRVSLELGGKSPNIVFADADLEKTMARSLAHCFENTGQSCNAPTRMLVERSVYDKAVDLAKKITEGTKVGDPAKEGDHIGPLSSSIQFEKVQHLIQKGIDEGARLVAGGTGRPDGFTEGDFVKPTVFADVYNDMTIAREEIFGPVLAMIPFDTEEEAVAIANDTPYGLAAYIQTGSPERAKRVARKLRAGMVQINGTSRAPGSPFGGYKQSGNGREGGKWGLEDFMEVKLISG
- a CDS encoding ABC transporter permease, whose translation is MLYFIFRRILQMIPTVVAVSLLIFVIFSVVPGSIASGLIANGKGMNDPKMVEKITQEFGLDKPVHVRFGNYLVQLAQFDLGTSYRSRQPVVSLIQERMWPTLKLAFAAMGFAILIGVPLGFLAALKPGSLLDSVTMIGAVSGLSLPQFWLGLLAMYLFALTLGWLPSFGYGDGGIRNVILPALTLGVAPLALLARTTRAAVLEVMGADFIRTARSKGMSSFRLVKWHVMRNALVLIITTIGLQFGSMMGQAVVVEKLFSWPGLGSLLIDSVSLRDIPVVQGAILVIVLWFLVINTIVDILYAVIDPRISHE
- a CDS encoding amidohydrolase — its product is MPKLCADTIVYNGTIWCGYEEGTVEALAIWQGKVLATGTKDQIWSLKGDNTRLIDLKGRFATPGLNDAHLHLISIGLTLKWIDATPQAAPTLQSLLDAIREQAASAPPGAWIRARGYDQTKLDVGRHPHKSELDAVAPHNPVMVVRACGHVSIFNSKAFELAGIDENSPVPDGGLIEQKNGTLTGMVAENAQGAVRKAIPKATTEEMIEAIEAAGNLLLSYGITSVMDAAVGQVAGFDEIRAYNLAKLDKRLPVRTWLVLLGDPGPSIVEECYKAGLVSGVGDDMLTVGAVKIFLDGSAGGRTAWMSKPYLGDDDNIGVQILPDAELEALVLDAHKKGYQLACHAIGDAAIGQLITAYEKALAAHPDPDRRHRIEHCGFSTPEQHERMKKAGIYPCPQQVFIYDFGDAYISVLGEERALSSYPLKTWKDLGFKPATGSDSPVCHPNPYPNIYSMLTRETGEGTVMDTRECVTIEEALQVYTEFGAFSQKLENVKGKLVTGQVADIAVFSRNMLTAKPEEILNDTHCVLTMRDGEVVFERS
- a CDS encoding ABC transporter substrate-binding protein, whose amino-acid sequence is MRKFALLAALSAVLLAGRAAYAADEPRSGGVINFVAPYGDSFSTLDIQASPATQDEFYAKAIHRTLYDWDADLNKPVLGLATDVTVSDDRLVYTYKLRQDAFFHNGKPLTADDIIWSYTRIMDPKKAFPPARYIAEIKGAEEYTQGKAKEISGLKKIDDHTLEITLKQPIDPGFQFMRNNTAIYPAGEGDSEEFQRHPIGLGPYKFAEYVPGSRLTVEKWDKYYEKGKPYADKINIMIMGDAAARDVAFRNKEIDVAVLGPAQYTAYLADPELAKNMVEVAEVYTRAVGFNPDFKPFQDKRVRQAINYAIDSDLIIKRLVKDKAYRAVGWLPNSSPAFDKDAKPYPYDPEKAKALLAEAGYPDGFEFELTATQNESWGLTIVQAIIPMLAKVGIKVKAKPVEASVLADVVPAGNFQAYMWSLESGPDALTAMQCFYSTTPQSACNYQKFSNAEFDKIVDEAKVAKTEEEKNELLKKANNLLQEEAPVWFFNYNKAVMAHQPWLHGLQPNSAELAVQSYEKLWVDDTVPSGR
- a CDS encoding ABC transporter permease codes for the protein MKLRFNLVFGGFVCIVIVGAAVFAPLLAHYNPVLDADLMNAELPPDAQFWFGTDAQGRDVYSRILYGAQVSLTVGVVSQCINTVIGLCFGISAGYFGGWWDDFVNGLTNLMLAIPSLIFALAIMAVLGPGLPSLLLALGLTNWSWTCRIARSSTLSLKKQGYIQAAKMLGYSDARIMITQIVPNMIGPILVIGTLGMGDAILAEAALSYLGLGISPPDPSWGNMLTDARELIVNAPWAAVFPGLAIFFTVLGLNLFGDGLRDWLDPHMRTRKV